GTGCGTACAATTGACTGGAATGTCACTGCACGTGCTGGGCACCCCTACGTCAAACAATTCACTGAGGAACGTGAACTAACGATTAATATACTTGTGGATATTTCTGCCTCTGCTGACTTTGGCGGTAATAAAACTCGTATGCAAAACGCCATCGAAATTGCCATGCTTATTGCTTTTAGCGCCATTCGCAATCGCGACCGTGTGGGCCTCATGCTCCATAGTGATGAAGAAGAATTGCATTTGCGCGCCAAAAGAGGCAAGCAACATATTTTGCGATTAGCGCGAGAGCTGATTGTTCACCAACGCAAACGTGCCAGAACCAATATTAAACAGCTTTTAGACCGTTTCATGCAGTCGCAAAAGAAAAAATCTGTCGTCTTTTTAATCTCTGATCTAATGGATCCAAAAGACTTCCAAAAGAGTCTTCGCGCCGTTGGTAAAAAACACGACCTAATTGTCATTAATATTCTCGATGAGTTCGAAATCAATATCCCAAAACGCCTGCCTCCACTCTTGATGCAGGATGCAGAAACGGGTTTACTCGACTTCTTTAAGCCCAACGCTAAAATCCATGCAGCTGCCGAAAAATTTATTGAACGCAATAAAAAGGCCTGCGTTGAAGCCGGCGCGGATTGGATGCTCTTGAAAAATACTAGCGACCCAACGACAGAGCTTATGAAATTCTTTGGCCGCAGGAATCAACGCAGATGAAAAAGCTTGGCCTCATCACTTTAATCACCCTCTGTGTCGCTCTGGTCACAACGTCCTTGTTTTATTGGATTAAATGGCAAAGCAAATTACAAGTCAGAGTGATCTCGACTGAAATAAATCAAAGCACTTACAAAATTGGCGAAGCTATTCATTTTCAAAGCAGCTTGAACATCCCTTTCCAATGTAGTTATGAACTAGAAGCTTATGAATTAGAAGACGGCCTCAAAGAGCATCATTCGGGAAGCTATTTTACACGAAAAAACCTCAATAGCGTCATTCTTCACGAAAGCCTTTTTGCTACCAAGGCAGGGGAATACAAAAATAATCAGCGCACAGTGCATATCAATAGCTCAAAAGGCCTGCAAACAGTTCAAATTACCTACCCCACCTTAAATGTGCAGCAAAGAGAATTTGCCCCCGAAAGAAACGTACAATCATTTGGCGACATCACCCTTAGCTCTCCCAAAAGTCATATCTCTAGCTCCACAGCCCTTGCTATCATTCTCTCAAGTAGCCTTATACTGACTTTAATAATCCTCAAAAAACTTCCTTCAAAAGAGCCCTCTATTACAGAAAAATTCATTACTAAGATGCAACAAATTCTCGATTATAAGGAATGTGCAACACCCGCGCCACTGATGACCATTCAAGATGAAACACGCTTCTTACTATCCAAACTCTATCACGAAAATTTTCTTCATGCTAACATTGAGGATTCTCCTTGGGATGAACTCAGCGAAAACGATTCCAGTCTCTTTCGCCCTTACTTGGAGCGTATTTTCAAAGCGAGATTCCACCAGCAAACAATTCCAAAAGACGAATTCCAAAATATGGTCAAGGAACTCATTATCTGGGCTCAAAACCTTAAGATCAAGGATAGCAAATGACTTTTCAATATCCTTGGCTCTTACTTTTACTGCTTGTGCTCATTCCACTTTTCTGGAGGCAACTGCACATCAAACCACCTGCCGTTAAAGTCTCATCACTCCCTCATTTCACAGGAAAAACCGGCAGTGACCATCGCCCTTTTTCACGCTTCCTCATACCCATCTTTTTTGAATTTTTAGCACTCAGTCTGATGATCTTTGCTTTAGCCCGCCCACGAACAGGAGAAGAGAACTCGTATAGCTACAAAGACAGCGTCGACATCGTCTTTTCCTTAGATATCTCTGGCAGCATGAGTTCCTATGATCAACCCGAAGACCTCGCCGTCAATCGACGTGTCATTGCTGAAGCCATCAACAATAAAGAATTACACCCACGCCTGCATTACGCAAAAAAATCCATCGCAGATTTTATTGACAAACGCAAATCCGATCGTCTTGGCCTCGTAGTTTTTGGTGCCGAAGCCTATAGTGTCTGTCCACCGACAAACGACCATGAATACTTGCAGAATCGACTTAAAGAAATCAGCACCGAATACTTAGGCGACTACAATCGTCAAACGAATATTACTGCAGCCATCAGTGGCGGACTCGCGCGCTTAAGGAAATCTAAAGCACCCAAAAAGATTATCATCTTGGTAACGGATGGCAGCCATACTGCCAACTCAAACCTCACTCCGCGAATGGCCGCCAAAGCCGCCGCCAAATCAGACGCCGTGATTTACACCATTGGCGTCGGCAACGAAGTCGCGTGGAACGTAGAAAACTTCTTTGGCTCCTCGCGCCTCAACGCGAGCAACTCCGATTTTGACGAAGAATTACTCAAAGAAATTGCCGAAAAAACTGGCGGTCTTTATTTTTCGGTGCGAGAAGCTGAACAAATGAAAGACGTACTCAAAAAAATTGATGCCTTAGAGAAAGTTGAGCTCAAACACTTCCATAACATCAACTATGCCGAACACTTCATGCCTTTCTTGTGGGCTTCACTATCCTGCTTACTCATCGCCACCCTCCTATCTCATTCTATCTTTATGAGGTATCCCTAATGATCCACTTTAAAAACATCGACCTTGCACCCTACCTCATTCCTATCATTGTGTTTGCCTTTCTCTGCTTATTCTTTGGCAACAGCTACCGTCGTCGCGTCATTAAACTCCTCAAAAACGACTATGGCTTAGACTTGGTCAAAATGAGTTTACTTTCGCAAACCCGCCGCCGCCTACGCTACCTCTCGCTCCTCTTAGCTATAGGAACTCTATGCTTCTGCCTGCTTAGACCGCAGGGCAAAGAAATTTCT
The sequence above is a segment of the Lentisphaera araneosa HTCC2155 genome. Coding sequences within it:
- a CDS encoding DUF58 domain-containing protein, producing the protein MFNPRELISAVKKLEIKTRKNVDELTGGAYHSVFKGRGMEFCDVREYSPGDDVRTIDWNVTARAGHPYVKQFTEERELTINILVDISASADFGGNKTRMQNAIEIAMLIAFSAIRNRDRVGLMLHSDEEELHLRAKRGKQHILRLARELIVHQRKRARTNIKQLLDRFMQSQKKKSVVFLISDLMDPKDFQKSLRAVGKKHDLIVINILDEFEINIPKRLPPLLMQDAETGLLDFFKPNAKIHAAAEKFIERNKKACVEAGADWMLLKNTSDPTTELMKFFGRRNQRR
- a CDS encoding VWA domain-containing protein — translated: MTFQYPWLLLLLLVLIPLFWRQLHIKPPAVKVSSLPHFTGKTGSDHRPFSRFLIPIFFEFLALSLMIFALARPRTGEENSYSYKDSVDIVFSLDISGSMSSYDQPEDLAVNRRVIAEAINNKELHPRLHYAKKSIADFIDKRKSDRLGLVVFGAEAYSVCPPTNDHEYLQNRLKEISTEYLGDYNRQTNITAAISGGLARLRKSKAPKKIIILVTDGSHTANSNLTPRMAAKAAAKSDAVIYTIGVGNEVAWNVENFFGSSRLNASNSDFDEELLKEIAEKTGGLYFSVREAEQMKDVLKKIDALEKVELKHFHNINYAEHFMPFLWASLSCLLIATLLSHSIFMRYP